A portion of the Helicobacter jaachi genome contains these proteins:
- the hemA gene encoding glutamyl-tRNA reductase → MEEKVQMEYMVVSFSHKNVEIDMRERLSIKESEMLPFLREITHNEAISECILLCTCNRVEFYVSVYDKKRALAHIYQTLSAFKGIDVAHLEQIAVVRLNEYAIYHIFGVASSLDSLVVGETQITGQLKNAYKFAFDNGFCSKDMTRLMHFAFKCAASIRQQTNISSHSVSVASTAVYMAEQTLQKQGKTLAALPVLVVGSGEMGRLVCKHLLNTKAHITLISRTQSHAKALADELNTKDIHIESWERLEQILNDFAVIFSATSAPKCVISAPMVQERNFPRWWFDLALPRDIESIQHKNVQIFCVDDLQEVVQEHKDARQESAKEAHRILEGFVVEFFTWLQTLSIEPVIKHIRFLAKQSCLKELDRAIKKGFIPSEYRSNVEKILHGAFNTFLHNPTMRLRQASETPQGDPIIEAMKSMFDINDEIVMLNNFKCEKDTTF, encoded by the coding sequence ATGGAAGAAAAGGTGCAAATGGAATATATGGTGGTGAGTTTTTCTCATAAAAATGTAGAAATTGATATGAGAGAGCGGCTTAGTATTAAAGAAAGTGAAATGCTCCCTTTTTTGCGCGAAATTACGCATAATGAAGCCATAAGCGAGTGTATTTTGCTCTGCACTTGTAATCGTGTGGAATTTTATGTGAGCGTGTATGACAAAAAGCGCGCGCTAGCACATATTTATCAAACTCTCAGTGCATTCAAGGGCATAGATGTGGCGCATTTAGAGCAAATAGCAGTTGTGCGCTTGAATGAATATGCCATTTATCATATTTTTGGCGTGGCTTCAAGTCTTGATAGTTTAGTCGTTGGCGAAACGCAAATCACAGGGCAGCTCAAAAACGCGTATAAATTTGCCTTTGATAATGGATTTTGCAGCAAAGATATGACGCGCCTTATGCATTTTGCCTTTAAATGCGCAGCAAGCATTAGGCAGCAGACAAATATTTCTTCTCATAGTGTCTCTGTAGCCTCAACAGCAGTATATATGGCAGAGCAAACACTTCAAAAGCAAGGTAAAACTTTAGCAGCCCTGCCTGTTTTGGTCGTTGGCAGTGGCGAAATGGGACGCCTCGTGTGCAAGCATTTATTAAACACTAAAGCACATATTACGCTCATTTCACGCACGCAAAGCCATGCTAAAGCCCTAGCAGATGAGCTAAACACAAAAGATATTCATATAGAATCTTGGGAGCGTTTGGAGCAGATTTTAAATGATTTTGCAGTGATTTTTAGCGCCACAAGCGCGCCAAAGTGCGTTATTAGCGCGCCAATGGTGCAGGAGCGAAATTTTCCTCGATGGTGGTTTGATTTAGCTTTGCCGCGAGATATAGAATCTATACAGCATAAAAATGTGCAGATTTTTTGCGTAGATGATTTGCAAGAAGTAGTCCAAGAGCATAAAGACGCAAGGCAGGAGAGTGCTAAGGAGGCACATAGAATCTTAGAGGGTTTTGTAGTGGAATTTTTCACTTGGCTGCAGACTTTAAGCATTGAGCCTGTGATTAAACATATCCGCTTTCTTGCGAAACAATCTTGCCTAAAAGAGCTTGATAGAGCCATAAAAAAGGGCTTTATCCCTAGCGAGTATCGCTCAAATGTTGAAAAAATTTTGCATGGTGCGTTTAATACATTTTTGCATAATCCCACAATGCGGCTAAGACAGGCAAGCGAAACGCCTCAAGGTGACCCCATTATCGAGGCGATGAAAAGTATGTTTGATATTAATGATGAAATTGTTATGCTCAATAATTTTAAATGCGAGAAAGATACGACATTTTAA
- the hisD gene encoding histidinol dehydrogenase: protein MKILDVRAASFECAFQEVLARGKMDIKNVSNIVQEILDSVQENGLAAIKAHIAQFDKWEAREFSDICITQEQCLKAYNALPLGLKSALHVAYDRIYAFHQKQKEKSWIDCEANGSLLGSKLTPMERAGLYIPGGKAAYPSSLLMNAIPAIVAGVKEIVVCSPTPNNEPHSLLLAALHLCGIKEIYKVGGASAIGLMAYGCKEVPKVDVITGPGNIFVACAKKLVFGEVNIDMIAGPSEIAIIADKDANARYVAYDLLSQAEHDEMASSILISDNLPLIESVQAHIQDILPTLSRAHIAEKSIQNRAVMIHTRSLKESIDIANALAPEHLEILCNEAFAVLPLIKHAGAIFLGQYSSEPIGDYLAGPNHTLPTGGSARFFSPLSVEHFMKRSSIIAFSAPALAEMGEACALLAQSESLQAHAQAVLTRLDSISTRDFSKERE from the coding sequence ATGAAAATCCTTGATGTGCGAGCGGCTAGCTTTGAATGTGCATTTCAAGAAGTGCTAGCGCGCGGTAAAATGGATATAAAAAATGTCTCCAATATAGTGCAAGAGATACTAGATTCTGTGCAGGAAAATGGCTTAGCAGCGATTAAAGCTCATATCGCGCAGTTTGATAAATGGGAGGCGCGTGAGTTTAGCGATATTTGTATCACGCAAGAGCAATGCCTTAAAGCCTATAACGCACTTCCCTTAGGGCTTAAATCTGCGTTGCATGTAGCCTATGATAGAATCTACGCCTTTCACCAAAAGCAAAAAGAAAAAAGTTGGATTGATTGTGAGGCAAATGGCAGCCTGCTTGGTTCAAAGCTCACACCTATGGAGCGCGCGGGCTTATACATTCCCGGAGGGAAGGCTGCTTATCCTAGCTCGCTTTTAATGAATGCCATTCCTGCGATTGTAGCGGGTGTTAAAGAAATTGTCGTATGCTCGCCAACACCCAACAATGAGCCGCATTCTTTGCTGCTTGCGGCATTGCATTTATGTGGGATTAAAGAAATTTATAAAGTAGGCGGGGCAAGCGCCATAGGGCTTATGGCGTATGGCTGCAAAGAAGTGCCAAAGGTAGATGTAATCACAGGTCCGGGAAATATTTTTGTGGCGTGTGCAAAAAAGTTAGTCTTTGGCGAAGTAAATATTGATATGATTGCCGGTCCTAGCGAAATAGCCATTATTGCGGATAAAGATGCTAATGCGCGCTATGTGGCGTATGATTTGCTCTCTCAAGCCGAACATGATGAAATGGCAAGCTCGATTTTAATAAGCGATAATTTGCCACTTATAGAATCTGTGCAGGCTCATATACAAGATATTTTGCCAACTCTAAGCCGCGCTCACATTGCGGAGAAAAGCATTCAAAATCGTGCTGTGATGATACATACACGCAGCCTTAAAGAAAGTATAGATATTGCAAATGCCCTAGCTCCAGAGCATTTGGAGATTTTATGTAATGAAGCTTTCGCAGTGCTACCACTCATTAAGCACGCGGGGGCGATTTTTTTAGGGCAGTATTCAAGCGAGCCTATTGGCGATTATTTGGCAGGTCCTAATCATACTTTGCCTACAGGCGGGAGTGCCAGATTTTTTTCACCCTTAAGTGTGGAGCATTTTATGAAGCGGAGTTCCATTATTGCTTTTTCTGCTCCTGCATTGGCAGAAATGGGCGAGGCTTGCGCACTATTAGCACAAAGCGAATCACTTCAAGCGCACGCGCAAGCGGTTTTAACAAGGCTAGATTCTATATCGACAAGAGATTTTTCAAAGGAGCGTGAATAA
- a CDS encoding polyprenyl synthetase family protein, with translation MERIKAHIKQYITECKNEQVTQLCTHLSYGKMLRSKLLLAISGMSEEALRVCAFIEMIQSASLLHDDVIDEAMTRRGKDSINATFGNKNAIMLGDVLYSKAFYELSTLDVRLAQSVSAAVVRLSVGEIEDVSLSQSFHTHKERYIRMCADKTAALIVAAAECGAILKGLNKHIYRIYGENLGIAFQIVDDVLDITQDASTLGKPAMSDFKEGKTTLPYMYLYECLDANEQAQLLSYFGISLNAEQAMWIRLQMQKHNIITRSINEAKMYANKAREAIQNEGNDKLQAILAQMIERTF, from the coding sequence ATAGAGCGCATAAAGGCGCACATTAAGCAATATATTACAGAATGTAAAAATGAGCAAGTAACGCAGCTTTGCACGCATTTAAGTTATGGAAAAATGCTGCGTAGCAAGCTGCTATTAGCCATTAGTGGTATGAGCGAGGAGGCTTTGCGGGTGTGTGCGTTCATTGAGATGATACAAAGTGCTTCGCTTTTGCATGATGATGTTATCGATGAGGCAATGACAAGGCGCGGCAAAGATTCTATAAATGCGACTTTTGGGAATAAAAATGCCATTATGCTAGGCGATGTGCTGTATTCTAAGGCATTTTATGAGCTAAGCACCTTAGATGTGCGATTGGCGCAAAGCGTGTCTGCGGCGGTGGTTAGACTATCTGTTGGAGAGATTGAAGATGTGAGCTTATCGCAAAGCTTCCATACGCACAAGGAGCGCTATATTCGTATGTGTGCGGATAAAACAGCTGCGCTTATTGTCGCAGCAGCGGAGTGTGGCGCGATTTTAAAGGGCTTAAATAAGCATATTTATAGAATCTATGGCGAAAATTTGGGCATTGCTTTTCAAATTGTTGATGATGTGTTGGATATTACACAAGATGCTAGCACGCTTGGTAAGCCCGCAATGAGCGATTTTAAGGAGGGTAAGACTACGCTACCTTATATGTATCTTTATGAATGTTTAGATGCTAATGAGCAAGCGCAACTGCTTTCATATTTTGGGATAAGTTTGAACGCAGAACAAGCAATGTGGATACGCCTCCAAATGCAAAAGCATAATATCATTACACGCAGCATTAATGAAGCCAAAATGTATGCAAACAAAGCTAGGGAGGCTATTCAAAATGAGGGAAATGACAAACTGCAAGCAATCCTTGCGCAAATGATTGAGCGGACATTTTAA
- a CDS encoding DUF2018 family protein, with product MDAFFEGTPLQKWQEIICNASPTLVGLELEHLLERIAIYEAILEKQGIDIESAFSEYRFDEGFAEALSEAKNNLALDSMAKILSNYE from the coding sequence ATGGACGCATTTTTTGAGGGCACGCCGCTGCAAAAATGGCAAGAAATCATCTGCAACGCCTCGCCCACTTTAGTAGGGCTAGAATTAGAGCATTTATTAGAGCGCATAGCGATATATGAGGCGATTTTAGAAAAACAAGGCATTGATATAGAATCTGCCTTTAGTGAATACCGCTTTGATGAGGGCTTTGCAGAGGCGTTAAGTGAGGCAAAAAACAATCTCGCACTGGATTCTATGGCAAAAATATTGAGTAATTATGAATAG